The Brachyhypopomus gauderio isolate BG-103 chromosome 7, BGAUD_0.2, whole genome shotgun sequence genome has a window encoding:
- the btg4 gene encoding protein BTG4, producing the protein MKEEIAATVFFVARLVKKNGRVDRSGRERFAAAFTSVLFETYKSHWYPEKPCRGQAFRCLRMNKAQLRDPIIEWACKQADVDYDDLGLPKEITIWVDPGEVSCRYGEKTAPFCVTVLEGSKGDGEFSRRINNAVERASSDYHSGTSSDEEGCDSSMSSSSSGVGGGGGGATAPKCIPTVSNPNSVYQFSEFVQPPAMSSWAPYPKRKPYALDGYQQPPNGPYPPHGGFKGYRPSYSFCGPRVDKYHWVSKNRS; encoded by the exons ATGAAAGAAGAGATTGCTGCTACAGTTTTCTTTGTGGCGAGACTGGTGAAGAAAAATGGGAGGGTTGACCGTTCGGGTAGGGAGAGGtttgctgctgccttcaccTCCGTCCTGTTTGAGACCTACAAGAGCCACTGGTATCCTGAGAAGCCGTGCAGGGGACAGGCTTTCCG GTGTTTGAGAATGAACAAAGCTCAACTTCGTGACCCCATAATCGAGTGGGCCTGCAAACAGGCCGACGTTGACTATGATGACCTTGGCTTGCCGAAAGAGATCACCATATGGGTGGACCCCGGGGAGGTGTCGTGCCG ATATGGCGAGAAGACGGCGCCGTTCTGCGTGACCGTGCTGGAGGGGTCGAAGGGTGATGGCGAGTTCTCGCGGCGCATCAACAACGCGGTGGAGCGTGCCTCCTCGGACTACCACTCCGGCACCTCCTCGGACGAGGAGGGCTGTGACAGCAGCatgagcagcagcagcagcggtgtgggtggaggtgggggcggagccactgcgccCAAATGCATCCCCACCGTGTCCAACCCCAACAGCGTCTACCAG TTCAGTGAGTTTGTCCAGCCTCCAGCCATGTCGTCCTGGGCTCCCTATCCAAAAAGAAAACCCTACGCACTGGACGGTTACCAGCAGCCCCCAAACGGACCGTACCCCCCGCATGGTGGCTTCAAAGGTTACAGGCCCTCTTATTCTTTCTGTGGCCCGAGAGTGGACAAATACCATTGGGTCAGCAAGAACCGCTCGTAG